The Quercus lobata isolate SW786 chromosome 4, ValleyOak3.0 Primary Assembly, whole genome shotgun sequence genome segment tttaaaacaatTTGAGTCGtgttttggatttattttgGGGACTATTTCTTATTCTATTAGCAATAATAATGCACTATGATTTAAAAGTACAAATTTAGTATTTTAGAGACCTCTAGCACTTGAAAGAGTTAAGAGAGGGAgactattaaataaaaaaaatcactttagagagagagagagagagagagagagagcaaagttTTGAACCCAATAActcatttgacaaaaaaaaaaaaaataaaagatggaCATGTGATACGAAAttgagaatttaattggattctatgtttatttattttctcatattaCTTTTAATTATTCAAATGATTTGTTTGAATGttgtatatttatattattctttttacttCATATAGTAATGAGaatttattgattattttaattgttttacttgtttggaatatatatatatatatatatatatatattttttatgaagtaGTTTAAGGCTTTTAGCATAACAATGATTATAATAACTATAATACCATACTTGAACAAATAAATCGGAGCGAAGcatggaaaaaagaagaagtatatCTTACATAtacattatattttctatgttagtcaaatattttgtttaataaattaactattttttattatattaataaatattttaaaataaaatttattttcaatattttatctTAATCTTGCCATccttaactaaaattttagttttgtcaTTGGCAACAAGCACCTTTTGGTATCTCCAACAAAaatgtttatactttatagttTAAATCTCTTTCCAATTATCACAAAAGTTTTCAGTGGTAGGTTATACACTTGTGAGAGCATCTGTAGTAGCCGTTGCAaaaattatgccattttgccacaccaaaagcctactttattattttaccacatcattttacaatattccATTTATTAGATGTTCtatatttttaccacttcatttaaatattatttcttaattcttattttattctttctttattatttgtaTCTAACGGTAATATTTGTTCCTACAACAgtcatattttcaaatctcatcAATTCTAACGGTAACATTTTCAAACAATCCTCTTAATTCAACtgtcatatttttaaaaattaatattttcttaagcattttttaaaaaaaaaataaaaataaaaataaaaaaacatagaacCTGtcaccttcaaaaaaaaaaaaaaaaacttagaacttggggacttaaaaaaaaaaaaccttacctGTTGAACCTGTCACTGAGTGAGAGCAAATGGGCAAAAGAAGCTGTCTCCTGTATCAAAGAACTTAAACTGATCAAAACAAGACCTATCCAGAAACCAAGAACTCAAAAAGATACTCAGTCTGAACAAACCACAAGGCTAGATAACAAAACTCAAGTACAAATAGGTTCTGAGCACAACCGGGCTATATAGAACAGCAAGTAACGCATGCACCCAGATAACACCAAATACCAAGGCTCATATCAAAAGCCAAAAACATATGCAATCTAAAAGCCAACCTGTTAAGTTGAAGTTGCTTCAACTGAACTAAACTACCAATGTTGTCCATAGAAAACTTACACAAATAACTCATATCCAATAACATTAACTCACACAGAACCCATTGAATTAAACATAGTTGAGCTTGCCACTTCTTTGATGACAAATGGTACTTAAATTTAACACAACAAAACAATTGCCTAATACTAAACTTAACACAACAAAACAACATAGCCAATGAGTTTTAATGGTAgcttcataaaaacaaaatgaaacaaataaatcaaatcaaaagttttaatgGCAACTCCATAAAGAAGAGGagacaaataaacaaaaccaaaagttttCATGACTCTCCTTGTAATTGCCATAAATGTTCAATGAGATTCATTTGGAGTTGAGAATGAACTTCTCGATCCCTAATGCATTGATGAACTTGAATGAACTCCGTAAATTCATTTGTTGGCTCACGTGACATTGGTGTACATGAAATCTCATCAATTTGTTCATAATCTAAGTCCACTGCTTTAGCTTCATCTCGCTCATCTTCAATAATCATGTTATGAAGAATTATGCATGCTTTCATAATGTCTTGTAGTGTTTCATGATAGAAAAACCGTGCAGGTCCACGTACAATTGCAAATCGTGCTTGAAGCACTCCAAATGCATGCTCTACATCCTTCCTATATGGCTCCTGagtttttgcaaataattttctttttgctcCTAGTGGCCTTGGGATTGTCTTCACAAATGTTGACCATTGTGGATATATGCCATCGGCAAGATAGTATCCTATTGTGTAATCATGATCATTGATTGAGTAATTAACTGCAGGAGCACGTCTTTGTGCAAGCTCAGAAAATACATGAGACCGCTCAAACACGTTAATATCATTATTTGACCCaggtaacccaaaaaataagTGCCATATCCAAAGATCATATGAAGCCACTGCTTCCAAATTAATACTTGGCTCACAAATATGACCACAATACATCCCTTTCCATGCAGTTGGAcaatttttccatttccaaTGCATGCAATCAATACTTCCCAACATGTCTGGAAATCCACGGTTTTGGCCATGGGCTAACAATCTAGCGATGTTTTCATTATTTGGTGACCTCAAGTATTCCTTTGAAAAAATAGCAACCACtgttgcaataaattttttcaaattggttATTGCAGTGGTTTTTGCTATTCTCACATATTCATCCATAAAATCAGCTGCTACTCCATAAGCAAGCATTCTAAGTGCAGTGGTCATCTTTTGAAGGGGAGATAGACCAAGCTTTTTGGCagcatttcttttttaggtAAAGTAAGGTTCATGAGCTTCTACCTTAGATAGGATTCGGAGAAAAAGAGAACTTCTCATTTGAAATCTCCTTTGAAATAAGTTGGGAGGATATACAGGTTCTTCGATAAAGTAGTCATCATAAAGCCTTCTATGGCCTGCCAAATGATTACGGTCGATATACCGACAATGCTTACGTTGTGATGTCGAACCCGTgagaagttttataattatcTCATCTTCATCTGAGTCATCATCAAGCAATTCACGTACGAAAAAAAGAACGACCCATGGAGATAAACTATAAGAAAACATTAGAAAGCAATTATCAATATAGATGCCATTATCATAATATGAAATGAAATCAATAACTTTAAAAGAAGGTTTGATTGCAATATCTTAAAAAAGAAGGATAAGCACATATCATATAaaatctataatctataatgTGAGTCTAGCCAAACGGCAATATAGGCCTATTTAAATTTGGGCCTTCTTCTCTAAGATATCAAATTTGCAAGTTTATACATCATTGAGCTCTCCAGCTACATAATACtcatatttaactatttattttagattacaaGAAATAACTGCCACATAAATAAATCATCTAAATCttcacaaataattttttagtaataGCAACACAAGTATATGATAATGAGTGGATTCTCaagtattaaaaaacaaataaagttaTTGATATATGACCGTCAAATGGAATACAAGAAACCACATTTTTTTGTACTAGGTGAATCAAGAAGCTGTCACCACACCAATTACATGGGATAGAAAATTGGGGTGCTGATGTCAAATTCAGCATAGTAATTTAGCAATCATGAGTTAAGGAAATTCATCAGTTAAGAACCAAAAGCAcattaaaaggttaaaaaaaagaagaaaagaacaagaatTTGAGCATACAAAAGAGACATTTCTATCAGTCATCTTCAATCAATCAAAATGGATGTCACAGTGTggcaaaattgaaatatatatttgcaGTCTCTCTATGATTGGACTTTGGAGTCTCTTGCAGTTTCAGTCGTGGGACTCTTATAATTTCTGGATTCCTTGAAGCATCCActagttatgtttttatttttatgctttctATTATGTCTCCTTTTCAGATATAGTTccttctttttctgttttcatGCTTTACTCTATGTATACAGCCtgtgcttt includes the following:
- the LOC115985620 gene encoding uncharacterized protein LOC115985620, coding for MTTALRMLAYGVAADFMDEYVRIAKTTAITNLKKFIATVVAIFSKEYLRSPNNENIARLLAHGQNRGFPDMLGSIDCMHWKWKNCPTAWKGMYCGHICEPSINLEAVASYDLWIWHLFFGLPGSNNDINVFERSHVFSELAQRRAPAVNYSINDHDYTIGYYLADGIYPQWSTFVKTIPRPLGAKRKLFAKTQEPYRKDVEHAFGVLQARFAIVRGPARFFYHETLQDIMKACIILHNMIIEDERDEAKAVDLDYEQIDEISCTPMSREPTNEFTEFIQVHQCIRDREVHSQLQMNLIEHLWQLQGES